In Agrobacterium vitis, one genomic interval encodes:
- a CDS encoding FadR/GntR family transcriptional regulator yields the protein MRTGNALNDTQHIAALPPLDRVQQVSGAMVGYINKAGLKRGDRLPTERELMNALGVGRSTVREVIGRFQALGVVETRKGSGTYLLQPVSAATVHMPLMLETVNLRDALLQTLEVRRGIEVEAGALAAMRRTEEDLRIIEEKLDEMERVHLAKGTSGKEDLAFHVAIYDATHNPLFKQLLEQMREAFERFWTKPFDRPDFARRSFPYHRTLFSAIADQDSEGARRETLKILAVVEEDIKEMSK from the coding sequence ATGCGCACCGGAAACGCGCTGAACGACACCCAGCATATCGCCGCGCTGCCACCGCTGGACCGTGTCCAGCAGGTGAGTGGGGCCATGGTCGGCTATATCAACAAGGCCGGTCTCAAGCGTGGAGATCGCCTGCCAACGGAACGCGAACTGATGAACGCGCTCGGTGTTGGCCGTTCAACAGTGCGTGAAGTGATCGGGCGGTTTCAGGCCTTGGGCGTGGTGGAGACCCGAAAAGGCAGCGGAACCTATCTTTTGCAGCCCGTGAGTGCTGCCACGGTCCACATGCCCTTGATGCTGGAGACGGTGAATTTACGCGACGCTCTTTTGCAAACGCTGGAAGTGCGACGCGGCATTGAAGTCGAGGCCGGAGCCTTGGCTGCGATGCGCCGAACGGAAGAGGATTTGCGGATCATCGAGGAAAAGCTCGATGAAATGGAGCGGGTGCATCTGGCCAAGGGAACATCCGGCAAGGAAGATCTGGCTTTCCATGTGGCGATCTACGATGCCACGCATAACCCACTGTTCAAACAGCTTCTGGAGCAGATGCGCGAAGCCTTCGAGCGCTTCTGGACAAAGCCTTTCGACAGGCCGGACTTTGCCCGCCGCTCCTTCCCCTATCATCGCACCTTGTTCAGCGCCATTGCTGACCAGGACAGTGAAGGTGCGCGCCGTGAAACCCTCAAAATTCTTGCCGTGGTGGAAGAAGACATCAAGGAAATGTCCAAATGA
- a CDS encoding PLP-dependent transferase translates to MSDALDYLQQASLITAHDEANAYDAVVPPIVQTSLFTFSDYDEMVATYRGEKLRPVYSRGLNPTVRIFEEMLAKLEGAEDALAFASGMATISSTVLSFVEPGDRVVAVRHLYPDAYRFFETMLKRMRIEVTYVDGRDEDAVAKALPGAKLLYLESPTSWVMDVHDVGALAALAKQHGVLSVIDNSWASPVFQKPLSLGVDLVLHSASKYLGGHSDVVAGVVAGPKELINRIRNETLPYLGGKLSPFDAWLLIRGMRTLPIRMKAHEASALEIAHRLQALDIVEKVCHPALNNGLPPGLHGTSGLFSFIFKDVIHIQTFCDHLQLFKLGVSWGGHESLVVPGDVVANQKAPPSFADAFGVDPLSVRLHVGLEGTEALWSDLQAAMAAARTD, encoded by the coding sequence ATGAGCGACGCTCTCGATTATCTGCAACAGGCATCGCTGATCACGGCGCATGATGAGGCCAATGCTTATGATGCGGTGGTGCCGCCGATTGTGCAGACGTCGCTGTTCACCTTCAGCGACTATGACGAGATGGTCGCGACCTATCGCGGTGAAAAACTTCGACCGGTTTATTCACGCGGGCTAAACCCCACCGTGCGGATTTTCGAGGAGATGCTAGCCAAACTGGAAGGCGCGGAAGATGCGCTGGCCTTTGCCAGTGGCATGGCGACGATATCCTCGACCGTCCTCAGCTTTGTCGAGCCGGGAGATCGGGTCGTTGCCGTTCGCCACCTCTATCCCGATGCCTACAGGTTCTTTGAGACCATGCTGAAGCGCATGCGCATCGAGGTGACTTATGTCGATGGCCGCGATGAGGATGCCGTGGCCAAGGCGCTTCCGGGCGCAAAGCTTCTCTATCTGGAAAGCCCCACCAGCTGGGTGATGGACGTCCATGATGTCGGCGCGCTGGCCGCTCTTGCCAAACAGCACGGCGTGTTGTCGGTGATTGACAACAGCTGGGCAAGCCCGGTTTTCCAGAAGCCATTATCGCTCGGCGTCGATCTCGTCCTGCATTCGGCCTCGAAATATCTCGGCGGTCACAGCGATGTTGTCGCCGGTGTGGTGGCGGGTCCCAAGGAACTGATCAATCGTATTCGCAATGAAACGCTGCCATATCTCGGCGGAAAACTATCTCCCTTCGATGCCTGGCTGCTGATCCGGGGTATGCGCACATTGCCGATCCGCATGAAGGCGCATGAGGCCTCGGCGCTGGAGATTGCCCATCGCTTGCAGGCGCTCGATATCGTCGAAAAAGTCTGCCATCCGGCGCTGAACAATGGTTTGCCGCCGGGCCTGCATGGCACGTCCGGGCTGTTTTCCTTCATCTTCAAGGATGTCATCCATATTCAAACCTTCTGCGATCATTTGCAGCTGTTCAAACTGGGCGTCAGTTGGGGTGGTCATGAAAGTCTCGTCGTCCCCGGCGATGTGGTGGCCAACCAGAAAGCGCCGCCGAGTTTCGCGGATGCCTTCGGCGTCGATCCGCTGTCTGTGCGTCTCCATGTCGGGCTTGAGGGGACCGAGGCACTGTGGAGCGATTTGCAGGCGGCGATGGCGGCGGCTCGAACAGACTGA
- a CDS encoding M20/M25/M40 family metallo-hydrolase, with the protein MTDLETVLARVDDNLPSSLETLFDLVRIPSISTDPAYSRHCRKAADFLATYLTGLGFAASVRDTSGHPMVVAHHEGQTADCPHVLFYGHYDVQPVDPLALWQHDPFDPAIRDGSTGEKIITGRGTSDDKGQLLTFIEALRAFKETKGGLPVRVTILFEGEEESGSPSLQPFLEANAQELKADFAMVCDTGMWDTQTPAICASLRGLVGEEITIKAANRDLHSGGYGGVAANPLHVLSDIMAGLHDETGAVTLPGFYDGVEETPPDIKAVWADLEKTQPAFLTDIGLSVPSGEKGRSVLELLWARPTAEINGMSGGYTGKGFKTVIAAEAMTKVSFRLVGKQDPQKIRDSFRAYVTSKLPRDCRVEFHAEGASPAIQLPYDSPILATAKAALSQEWPKPAIVVGGGGSIPIVGSFQSMLGMDSLLVGFSLDDDCVHSPNEKYNLTSFHKGTRSWVRILHGLSDEAINRL; encoded by the coding sequence ATGACCGATCTTGAAACCGTCCTCGCCCGGGTCGATGACAATCTGCCTTCCAGTCTGGAAACACTGTTCGATCTGGTGCGTATCCCCTCGATTTCCACCGATCCGGCCTACAGCCGGCATTGCCGCAAGGCTGCGGATTTCCTAGCGACCTATCTGACCGGACTGGGCTTTGCAGCATCCGTGCGCGACACGTCAGGCCATCCGATGGTGGTTGCTCATCATGAGGGCCAAACCGCGGATTGCCCGCATGTTCTGTTCTACGGCCATTACGATGTTCAGCCGGTCGACCCGCTCGCTTTGTGGCAGCACGACCCGTTCGACCCAGCCATTCGTGACGGTTCAACCGGAGAAAAGATCATCACCGGACGCGGTACTTCGGATGACAAGGGACAGCTCCTGACCTTCATCGAGGCTCTACGCGCCTTCAAGGAAACCAAGGGCGGACTGCCGGTGCGTGTGACCATTCTCTTCGAAGGCGAGGAGGAATCGGGATCGCCGTCGCTTCAGCCTTTTCTCGAGGCCAATGCCCAGGAGTTGAAGGCTGATTTTGCCATGGTCTGCGACACCGGCATGTGGGACACGCAAACACCGGCGATCTGCGCCAGCCTCCGCGGTCTGGTTGGCGAGGAAATCACCATCAAGGCCGCCAACCGTGACCTCCATTCGGGCGGATATGGTGGCGTCGCAGCCAATCCGTTGCATGTGCTGAGCGATATCATGGCTGGCCTGCATGATGAAACCGGTGCCGTGACCCTGCCCGGCTTTTACGATGGCGTTGAAGAAACACCGCCCGATATCAAGGCCGTCTGGGCAGATCTGGAGAAGACCCAACCCGCGTTCCTAACGGATATCGGTCTTTCCGTACCCTCCGGCGAAAAGGGCCGTAGCGTTCTGGAATTGCTCTGGGCCCGCCCGACCGCCGAGATCAACGGCATGTCCGGCGGCTATACTGGCAAGGGCTTCAAGACCGTGATTGCTGCCGAGGCCATGACCAAGGTATCCTTCCGTCTGGTGGGAAAACAGGACCCGCAAAAAATCCGCGACAGTTTTCGCGCCTATGTAACCTCAAAGTTACCTAGGGATTGCCGGGTTGAATTTCACGCCGAAGGAGCCTCGCCTGCCATTCAATTGCCCTATGACTCGCCGATCCTCGCTACGGCCAAGGCGGCTCTTTCACAGGAATGGCCAAAGCCCGCCATTGTTGTCGGCGGCGGCGGATCGATCCCGATTGTCGGCAGCTTTCAGTCCATGCTCGGCATGGACTCCTTGTTGGTAGGCTTTTCGCTGGACGATGACTGCGTTCACTCGCCCAATGAAAAATACAACCTCACCTCTTTTCACAAAGGCACCAGATCCTGGGTGCGGATCTTGCACGGCCTGAGCGATGAGGCGATCAACAGGCTGTAA
- a CDS encoding SDR family oxidoreductase — protein MWELDGKAILVTGASGGIGGATVTKLKDAGAKVYATGRSRDELHKLAAQTGCETLIFDLTSEDEIRRAVEDLPLWGVVNCGGFGGEIATPQETDISIFDKAIAINVRGALLVTKYASRSMIKEGKGGSIVNVSSQAALAALPGHVSYASSKAALDSITRVSALELGKYKIRVNSVNPTVVMTEMSAFYWGRPEIGEPFLQKMPLGRWATVDDIAKPIRFLLSEEASMITGVSLPIDGGFTAC, from the coding sequence ATGTGGGAACTTGATGGGAAAGCAATCCTCGTCACCGGTGCCAGCGGTGGAATCGGCGGCGCGACGGTGACGAAGCTGAAAGACGCCGGGGCCAAGGTCTATGCGACCGGAAGGTCACGAGACGAGCTTCACAAGCTGGCCGCGCAGACCGGTTGTGAGACGTTGATTTTCGATCTCACTTCGGAGGACGAAATTCGCAGGGCAGTAGAGGATTTGCCGTTGTGGGGCGTGGTGAACTGTGGTGGCTTTGGTGGCGAAATCGCCACCCCGCAGGAAACCGACATCTCTATCTTCGACAAAGCCATTGCCATCAATGTGAGAGGCGCGCTTCTCGTCACCAAATACGCATCGCGCTCGATGATCAAAGAAGGCAAGGGTGGCTCGATCGTCAATGTCTCGAGCCAGGCAGCACTGGCGGCATTGCCGGGCCATGTCTCCTATGCGTCTTCCAAAGCGGCACTGGATAGTATCACGCGTGTCAGCGCGCTTGAACTTGGCAAATACAAAATTCGGGTCAATAGCGTCAATCCCACGGTGGTCATGACGGAGATGTCCGCATTTTATTGGGGCCGCCCGGAGATCGGCGAACCCTTCCTGCAAAAAATGCCGTTGGGACGATGGGCGACCGTCGATGACATCGCAAAGCCGATCCGCTTCTTGTTGAGTGAGGAGGCGTCAATGATCACCGGTGTCTCTCTCCCAATTGACGGTGGCTTTACAGCCTGTTGA
- a CDS encoding ATP-binding cassette domain-containing protein, producing MLSNVAPLLEVRNFSRHFGAVKALDNCSLTVGAGEVVALAGDNGAGKTTMIKAISGVYSPTSGEILIDGSPVAFSSPQDAREKGIETIYQDLALADNLSIGANIFLGREPMKRAFGFIPVLDRKAMAKAAADTMALLDFHVKRLDAPVSNFSGGQRQAVAIGRAVYWNAKILIMDEPTAALGVPEQRKVVALIKSLKAQGRGVIFISHNLQDIFAVSDRIVVLRRGVVAGTRNIADTNHDEIVKLMIGG from the coding sequence ATGCTGAGTAATGTCGCACCCCTTCTTGAAGTCCGCAATTTTTCCCGGCATTTCGGCGCTGTGAAAGCTCTTGATAATTGCTCGCTGACTGTCGGTGCCGGTGAAGTCGTGGCCTTGGCCGGAGACAATGGCGCCGGAAAGACCACCATGATCAAGGCGATCTCCGGGGTCTATTCGCCCACGTCGGGCGAAATTCTGATCGATGGCTCCCCGGTTGCCTTTTCCTCGCCGCAGGATGCGCGGGAAAAAGGGATTGAGACGATCTATCAGGACTTGGCTCTTGCCGATAATCTGTCCATTGGCGCCAATATTTTTCTCGGCCGTGAGCCAATGAAACGCGCTTTTGGTTTTATTCCAGTCCTCGACCGCAAGGCGATGGCCAAGGCCGCAGCCGATACGATGGCTCTCCTCGACTTCCACGTGAAGCGATTGGATGCCCCGGTCAGCAATTTTTCGGGCGGACAGCGCCAGGCGGTGGCAATCGGTCGGGCCGTTTACTGGAATGCCAAGATCCTGATCATGGACGAACCGACAGCAGCGCTGGGCGTGCCGGAGCAGCGTAAGGTTGTTGCGCTGATCAAGTCGCTGAAAGCCCAAGGGCGGGGCGTTATTTTCATCTCCCATAATTTGCAGGACATATTCGCGGTATCGGACCGTATCGTTGTCCTGAGACGGGGTGTTGTCGCTGGAACGCGCAATATTGCCGATACCAACCACGACGAAATCGTCAAGCTGATGATTGGTGGGTAA
- a CDS encoding ABC transporter permease subunit translates to MAPENTHAVAPQADHADVTKTIVQRIAQLRAWVFLAALIVIFEIWAQTDFGGTFVGSPFNWQSVAVFAVAPLLLAIGQTFVIISGGIDLSAGFIMGLAAVVAAHATNYFGVFMPLPAAMVCGILVAILAATIPGIINGLLISRLNVPPFIGTLGMFGVARGAAFLLAGGTTVPVKNSYFAALGNGRIEGIPYLVLVTAVFVLLMHYILSQTRFGQHNYAIGANAQASRRAGIDIKGHILRLYILSSVCAGLGGALYAARFTAGAAQAGEPLLLDSVAAVVIGGASLFGGSGTIIGTVAGALVIAVIQYGLVFMNVEPFWQFIAVGVVIIISVLIDQAQRRFSGVKHAE, encoded by the coding sequence ATGGCGCCCGAGAACACCCACGCCGTCGCACCTCAGGCAGACCACGCCGACGTTACCAAGACGATCGTGCAGCGTATCGCTCAGTTGCGGGCGTGGGTCTTTCTGGCTGCCCTTATTGTGATCTTCGAGATTTGGGCGCAGACAGATTTTGGAGGGACGTTCGTTGGTTCACCCTTCAATTGGCAATCGGTTGCGGTCTTTGCCGTTGCGCCCCTTCTTTTGGCAATCGGCCAGACCTTCGTCATCATCTCTGGCGGCATCGATCTTTCTGCGGGTTTCATCATGGGGCTTGCGGCGGTCGTCGCTGCCCACGCCACCAATTATTTCGGGGTTTTCATGCCCTTGCCGGCTGCGATGGTATGCGGCATCCTCGTCGCCATCCTCGCCGCGACTATTCCAGGCATCATCAACGGGCTGCTGATCTCCAGGCTCAACGTACCTCCTTTTATCGGCACGCTCGGCATGTTTGGCGTTGCCCGAGGAGCGGCTTTCCTTCTTGCCGGAGGAACAACGGTACCCGTCAAAAACTCCTATTTCGCAGCGCTTGGGAATGGACGGATAGAAGGTATCCCTTATCTCGTTCTGGTGACCGCCGTTTTCGTGTTGCTGATGCATTATATTCTCAGCCAGACGCGGTTTGGGCAGCATAATTATGCAATCGGTGCCAATGCCCAGGCCTCTCGCCGGGCAGGTATAGATATCAAAGGCCATATTTTGCGGCTTTATATCCTGTCCTCGGTCTGCGCGGGCCTTGGCGGCGCATTATATGCGGCGCGCTTCACGGCAGGCGCTGCCCAGGCCGGGGAACCCTTGCTTCTCGACAGCGTGGCCGCTGTCGTGATTGGCGGTGCCAGCCTGTTTGGAGGCTCGGGAACAATCATCGGAACGGTGGCGGGAGCCCTGGTCATCGCGGTCATCCAGTATGGCCTGGTCTTCATGAATGTTGAGCCATTCTGGCAATTCATTGCCGTTGGCGTCGTCATCATCATTTCCGTTCTTATCGACCAGGCGCAACGCCGCTTCAGTGGAGTCAAACATGCTGAGTAA
- a CDS encoding ABC transporter substrate-binding protein, which produces MERRRFLQSATALALSAPAVLAVTRAQAENKKFRIALIPGLTTDAFYITMHKGAEAAAAAIGAQIIFQGAPDFNPVTQVPVLDAVIAKKPDAILIAPTDTTQLVQPLKKAADAGIPLITVDTFIGTGDYQTGAGDGDFPLSYIASDNVLGGEIAARSLASAIGDKGKVYVSNVKPGVSTTDQREQGFKSEMAKHPGITVLETQFNDNDANKAASQLQAVYARNSDLAGVFGANLFSGLGSANGVQQAGQSGTIKVVAFDAPGSVVDNLKSGLIDFAIAQHPAEIGYYGVISAYAHLTGQSIPTKIGTGFTVINKSNVTDPAVARFIYAE; this is translated from the coding sequence ATGGAACGTCGGCGTTTTCTTCAATCTGCGACCGCGCTTGCCTTGTCCGCACCGGCTGTTTTGGCGGTTACGCGTGCTCAGGCCGAAAATAAAAAATTCAGAATTGCGCTGATTCCAGGTCTGACGACCGATGCGTTTTATATCACGATGCATAAGGGCGCAGAAGCCGCCGCCGCTGCCATCGGCGCGCAAATTATTTTTCAAGGCGCTCCAGATTTCAACCCTGTGACACAGGTTCCGGTTCTTGATGCGGTCATTGCGAAAAAGCCGGATGCCATTCTCATCGCACCCACCGATACCACACAGCTGGTGCAGCCGTTGAAAAAGGCTGCGGATGCGGGCATTCCGCTGATCACGGTCGATACATTCATCGGGACCGGTGACTATCAAACGGGCGCAGGGGACGGGGACTTTCCGTTGTCCTATATCGCATCGGACAATGTTCTAGGCGGCGAAATTGCAGCGCGCTCTCTGGCGTCGGCCATTGGGGACAAAGGCAAGGTCTACGTCTCCAATGTAAAGCCAGGAGTTTCGACGACGGACCAGCGAGAGCAAGGGTTCAAATCCGAGATGGCCAAACATCCCGGCATTACGGTTCTCGAAACGCAGTTCAATGACAATGACGCTAACAAAGCTGCATCTCAGCTCCAGGCGGTCTACGCCCGCAATTCCGATTTGGCCGGGGTATTTGGTGCCAATCTCTTTTCCGGGCTTGGATCGGCGAACGGTGTCCAGCAGGCTGGCCAATCCGGCACAATCAAGGTTGTGGCTTTCGATGCGCCAGGGTCAGTGGTGGATAATCTGAAATCCGGCCTTATCGATTTTGCAATCGCCCAGCATCCTGCGGAAATCGGGTATTACGGGGTGATCTCCGCCTATGCGCACCTGACCGGGCAGTCCATCCCAACCAAGATTGGGACTGGCTTTACTGTCATCAACAAAAGCAACGTGACGGATCCAGCCGTCGCTCGGTTCATCTACGCTGAATAG